In the Synechococcus sp. UW179A genome, one interval contains:
- the rpe gene encoding ribulose-phosphate 3-epimerase: MTASERPIQIIPSVLPADWAAMGQCVKDLEAAGVDRIQFDVMDGNFVPNLTFGPELIKACRKYCDVKFETQLMVSQYNSETMLEQYVDASKGPNGEPGVVIAHVEANTHLHRVLGKIRQLGGSPSVAMNPHTPMEMVKNVLDLVDHVLVMTVNPGFGGQAYIPTMLDKISQLRKTVDERGLTVDIEVDGGIKANWTISQCCAAGANCFIAGSGMFAYPTLKEGCDDLRRVAQEARAGKVLPTPA, translated from the coding sequence ATGACCGCATCCGAACGCCCAATTCAGATCATCCCATCGGTGCTGCCCGCTGATTGGGCTGCCATGGGCCAATGCGTGAAGGATCTCGAAGCAGCTGGTGTCGACAGGATTCAGTTTGACGTGATGGACGGTAACTTCGTGCCCAACCTCACATTTGGCCCAGAACTGATCAAGGCGTGTCGCAAATACTGCGATGTGAAGTTTGAAACTCAGCTGATGGTCAGTCAATACAACTCAGAAACGATGCTTGAGCAATACGTCGATGCAAGCAAGGGACCAAACGGAGAACCTGGAGTTGTTATTGCTCACGTGGAAGCCAACACCCACCTGCACCGAGTGCTTGGCAAGATTCGACAGCTCGGCGGGAGTCCATCTGTTGCGATGAATCCCCATACTCCGATGGAGATGGTCAAAAACGTGCTCGACTTGGTCGATCACGTGCTTGTGATGACTGTGAATCCTGGCTTTGGTGGTCAGGCTTACATCCCCACCATGCTGGACAAGATTTCACAACTGAGAAAAACCGTCGATGAGCGTGGTCTCACTGTTGATATTGAAGTCGACGGCGGAATCAAGGCCAACTGGACCATTTCCCAATGTTGTGCAGCCGGCGCCAACTGCTTCATTGCGGGAAGCGGCATGTTCGCTTACCCAACACTGAAAGAAGGCTGCGACGATC
- the glpX gene encoding class II fructose-bisphosphatase → MDRTLIQEILEVVEQAAIASARLTGLGKKDEADAAAVEAMRQRMGQIQMQGRIVIGEGERDEAPMLYIGEEVGSGTGPGVDFAVDPCEGTNLCANNQRGSMAVLAASDRGGLFNAPDFYMKKLAAPPAAKGKVDIRKSATENIKILSECLGLAVDELTIVVMDRTRHKDLIAEIRSTGARVQPISDGDVQAAIACGFAGTGTHCLMGIGAAPEGVISAAAMRALGGHFQGQLVYDPAVAQTKEWADLTKEGNLARLAEMGISDPDKIYEADELASGEHVVFAGSGITDGLLFHGVKFEKDCTRTSSLVISNLDDTCRFTNTVHIKEGAQSIALS, encoded by the coding sequence GTGGATCGCACTCTCATCCAGGAAATTCTCGAGGTTGTTGAGCAGGCAGCCATCGCCTCTGCTCGCCTCACAGGCCTCGGCAAAAAGGATGAAGCCGATGCTGCAGCCGTTGAAGCCATGCGTCAGCGCATGGGCCAGATTCAGATGCAGGGTCGAATTGTGATTGGAGAAGGCGAGCGCGATGAAGCTCCCATGCTGTACATCGGCGAAGAGGTGGGCAGCGGTACTGGTCCTGGAGTGGATTTTGCCGTTGATCCTTGCGAAGGCACCAACCTTTGCGCCAACAATCAGCGCGGATCGATGGCTGTGCTTGCGGCTTCTGACCGAGGCGGCTTGTTCAATGCGCCTGACTTTTATATGAAAAAGCTGGCGGCTCCTCCGGCAGCCAAAGGCAAAGTCGACATCCGCAAGTCCGCAACCGAAAACATCAAGATTCTCAGCGAATGCCTCGGACTAGCTGTTGATGAGCTCACCATCGTTGTGATGGACCGGACGCGTCACAAGGATCTGATTGCGGAAATCCGTTCGACTGGTGCTCGTGTTCAACCCATCTCGGATGGTGACGTCCAGGCCGCCATTGCTTGTGGTTTCGCCGGAACAGGCACCCATTGCCTGATGGGCATCGGCGCAGCCCCCGAGGGTGTGATCTCCGCGGCTGCCATGCGTGCTCTGGGTGGACATTTCCAGGGTCAGCTTGTGTATGACCCAGCAGTGGCTCAAACCAAGGAATGGGCTGATCTCACCAAGGAGGGCAACCTGGCTCGTTTGGCAGAAATGGGCATCAGTGATCCCGACAAGATCTATGAGGCTGATGAGCTCGCATCCGGTGAGCATGTGGTGTTCGCTGGCAGCGGTATCACCGATGGTCTGCTCTTCCACGGCGTTAAGTTCGAAAAGGACTGCACGCGTACCAGCAGCCTTGTCATTAGCAATCTCGACGACACCTGCCGTTTCACCAACACGGTTCACATCAAGGAAGGTGCACAGAGCATCGCTCTGAGCTGA